Genomic window (Acropora muricata isolate sample 2 chromosome 11, ASM3666990v1, whole genome shotgun sequence):
TTGAAGGGGAAATAAATTCTGTGTTAAATCCTAGAAAACCACTGAAAAGATTATAATCCAAACCTGCCTAAAGCTGATATCCTTAACTCTCTTGGTATCACAGAAGAAGAATATTATAATGCTCTATACATTTCACCCGATTCAGACTATGATTTGCATCTCAAAGTATCTTCCACCAATGTGATTGATTCCATAGTTATGAGAACATCAGAAAGCTGTATAGTCTCGAGGTGTGTTTTGAGATCTGTAATTCCATCGAACTTTACATTAGCCTAGTAAGAAATACGTTTTGACATGGTATAGTTTATGCAATTTTATAATTCCCTCCAGATTCAAGAATTTTACAATGCAATGtcttttttacatgttttctcGGCCTCTCTTAAAGAAAACGAAACGAAAGCTGAGCAGTACTTGTTTTCCCGTAGTGCTGTTTGTTATACTGCACAAAGTGGCTCTAACTTTTGAGTTGGTGTGCAAAATCCCAAAGTGTAGCCATTCAATGAAAGCGACTGAGAAGTACTTTCTTCTGCATCTATTGATCTGTACTAAGGCGTTTTCACTTTGATTTTACCAGTAAAATCATAGGATACCGCTCAAATAATAGCAAAAAAAGTGACTAGAAATTTTCTCAAGTATAACCGTCAGTCAAAGAATTAGCTACCTATGATGAGATCATACTTGGTAGGCTGTATTAGTTCTCTAAAATTTGATTGGGAAAGAGCTGAGCAAGGAAAATGACAATGGCTGTCTTTACAGCAGAGCAcgcattagagagctttagcatcgaTGACGTCAACCGCAacgacagaacctcaaataaAGAATTGGATTGGTTAAAttaggaaaaataagcgtgcggcacgtgcagcacgcatttTAGAACAATTCCATGTCGTCATtcgcaaaacaacaacgtgaaatgactaCATTTTCGGTTTTGACAGCAACTTGAGCGAACGACAATAAATCTTTTTCTGTTGATACTTCAACGGCGCTCCGTCAGTCGAGTTGCAGCGTAGTTCGCCAAAGTAGTATCATTTGAACAAGTgggaataattgcaaaatagtcacaatagcacaaatatttattttcaggtGACTTTTTCTTCCGCGTGGCTGCCGTCtttgctaaagctctctattaaccGTCTGAACGAGCatggcaaacattcgttatttcTATGTTTATtcgtctctagtataaagacgggcacaagacgcatcaTCTTCAAAACTGCTTGAACACCTTATCCTTGTACTGCAACTCCTGGATGCTAAAAATAAATCCTAAGAaaaccacaataattattttcaaaaaatacCAAACCAAAGTGGCTCTGACTTCTACATTTGCGATGAAAAAATCGACATTGTCCAAAACTACACCTACCTAGGAACTTGCATGTCGTCCACTGGTGGAAACTTTACACTTTCAGTACTGAGACCATCTACGACAGAAGGCCCTCCATGCCCTCTTTAGTTTGACACGAAAAACTGATTTCAAAAGTCTGAAACCTTCACTTGCATGCAAAATTTTCGACTCCACAAGTGATCTCGCCAATTCTAACTTAGAATGCTGAAGTCTGGGATACCTCGTTAACTCAGATTTCAATTCCTGGGACAACTCTCCAAGAGAAAGGGGCTCATTTACAATTCTGTAAACGATATTTGGAGGTGCATAACAAAGCGTTAAGAATGGCAAGTATATCTGGACTTGGTAAATATTTTATGATCATTGATATCAATAAAACGATCCTCGATTACTTGAGCTATCTTCAAGATAAAGATGCCGTCCAATTCAAGTGATCAAAATATTTAATGAAGATGtctgaatatttcaatttatttgattttaattacgaTTCACTGAGCGACAGCACGATTATGCAACCTGTAGACCTCACGAAAAAGAAATATGTCTCTTATTGGAACCAGACGCTTCAGTACTCACGTAAACTAAGCTTTTATCACTCCATCAAAAAGAATTATAGCCCTTCTGCTTACAATGAttcaacacgaaaaaatccCTTAAGAAAAACTCTCGCAAAACTTAGAATAGGTTGCCATAACCTACGTGTTGAAAAAGGTAGGTACGACAAAATCCCTTTCGATGAAGGGATATGTCCCCTCTGTAGTGGTAATAAAATTGAAGACGAAACCCATCTCTTACTAGATTGTCAGAGATATTCCTCGATGAGAGACATattcctttttcaaaattgaaacaaaaattgatgatattcgaaaactatcgcatgaaaatttgatatcaaaacTGATGAATTCTAACGATTACTATGTTAACCTTCGATTAATTatgttcatctcatcgtgctttgaaaagagatacaaattgatttgacccttaatgtaggaatattggataaatgtaatGATTGATATCAATGTTGaaaattgtaccctgataactaaattactgtaattgtcatgctttccacgcttttgcaatgctgtattgttatagtcatgcaaataaacctcactgttgttgttgttcagtAATCGTTCAGGAAAACCTCTCGTTATGCTCCTGTGGAATGTTtctcgtttttgcttaacttttTTCTTGATTCCGTCGTCTCATGACTGCGCTCAGCATCAAGAGACAAACCACGATCACAAAAATTGCACCTTGGCAAAATTCTTCTAAATAAGACATGATGATTCCAAAAGCCTTTCAACTTAGTACTCTTTCCTTTTAGCCTAGTATGTTGTTGTGTGTACCGTTTGGTACCGTTTTGGATCTTTGACAAACGGTATTAAGTAACCGTGTAATAATGATGAACAAACAAATCTGCCAATATGCGGATACTTGGATCAATAGTGTTTCCAAATGATCCGTAACGGTACCAAACGCTTTTGGAATCATCATGATCATTATTTAATAGCTTTATTATTAGCGGCCTCCTCTCGTTCcgtgtcttcttcttcttcttcttcttgaccAATCATCTCCTCCAGAGACCCGTGTTCGGTTTCTTTGCCCGTTTTTCTCCTTGTTCCTCTTTGAGCGGGTGAGCTTCACCCGAATCCTTTTCTTGATTGACAATCAGCTTTATGTAACATCGGTTGTTTATTTGGGTGAACAAACTCTTCGCAATTCCAACGAATCTTTCCTCCACACATGCGATCTTAGGGCTCTCTTTTTTGGTGCGACATGACTTTATGGCATTTTTGTCACTTGTAACATTTTTGACACACAGAGTCTATGTACAGTCTATGTAAAGTGGTTGGCATAGCACTCATTTCCAGCGAATCGAATATTCTGTAGCAAGTACCGCATTGTCGCCAGGCTGCTTTCTGCGTGATTCCCAAACAATCCTATGTAAAACAACATTTGCATACCGTACTGCAGCGATGTTTGTCTTTCTCAATGTACGCTTTCTTGCATTCCAAACACAAATAGCTCCTCCCTATAAAGCTAGAGACAGAAGTGGTGATGTCAAAGTGGTTTTCACAGTGATAGAGATACATTTGTTGTTCTCGCGTCGGTCCTTCATAGACAATGACGTTGGATTGCTTGGCAGACAATTCAATGATTTGGTAGTTGTCAACCACTGTTTGGAATTTGTCGAACTCCGGTATCCCACAGAGACCCTTGTGGACACTGCCCTTTTGATGCTTGTTGAGCGAGTACACCTTGCCGAAATGAATTTCATGCATTCAGGATCTTTCTCGTTGAGCAATATCAGTCACTATAGCGCCACATTTACGCTAGTTATTATGATGACAAAGGATTGGAAGAAAACTTTTTGTTATCCTCATTTTTTGACCTCATCTTCCCCCTCGAATTCaattttgacgtcatctccgataagctGGAACGGAGCCCAGTACTTCATCTCGGAATAATCTTTAGATTCACGAAGGAACTTCACTGTATCctgaacagcagcactggcggtttttccttccttcagatgttggtagaaccttttcatgaacaccatggtagcctcgtcatctattgcccacagggataCCAatacagaacgagcaccagctgccaagaaggcacgtgctataccgaccacaccctctcCCTTcgagattctgcctcgtccactgtgacagcaacttaagaccacaagacgagcCCGAAGATTGGCCTTTTGTACGTCGgacaatttcaaaatgtaatctTTTTTATGAGGGAATTCggaagtccatccagggtttggagacaaggcaatttctccagtgcgcttgtttccgtgggcagcaatgtgaattaaaccgaCTGAAgacatccgtttcatcacttcagcttttgttgcctgtctcccTACTAGGGCTCTtgtgttgagaattgatgcaatcatttctacttcctcttgagcacatggtaatgCTGGTTCTGGTTTCTTCAACTGgcttaagcacggatttccgaccaaaagcgcccctttCCTCTTGTGATGTTCTTCGGGTACACTTAAGATCAACTGATAACTTGTAAGtgatggaacagtgcgaatcctaatcgattcgttaactgcggcccatggggtaaaccacagcgcaccatcaggaacaatgactaactcgtcgtcttgaggtcgaagcatgtcaacaattggATCAATAATTGCATAATAAAATGGCCTAAAGGGACTAACTAAGGGCGGCGATGGAAGTTTTCCAACTCCTTCGCGCTGCACCTCTAAGCTAAACGGTTGTTCATTGTCAAgttcatcaaatgtgcgatcttcacatcttactGGATCTTCAGCTCCGATTTTCACTAAAGATGATTGCACTAAGGCGTGAATGGGATCTTTCTCTGTTCTATCACCCTCTAGCCTTCGTTGTcgaaatacaattttttttcccctgctcagaaaccagatgttgatcgtaagtccttcaattgctagaaaaataGTTGGTGTAATAATCTCTGTCAAGAGGCGAGATATTGTCCCTTTGGTGTCAAATGTTGCAGCTGCTAAGGACGCAGGTAGTTTAAATTGAATCAGCAAATTGTCggacaaagtctgcgctcgtccttgttcagccgcaaacaaagcctcatcAACCTTTCTAATTCTAAGTAACGACCTCCATAAGGCCGTGAATGTCTTCTCGTACAGCTCACgatattttattttccaatcatcgTTAGACTTCAAGAGAGATCTCAAAGAATTGAATATATTCACAGCGGAAACAAAACTATCCACGGCATTTTCGAATTGTTCAAAAGAACAGTAAACgtttccaatgttgtgataagaTCCACCTTCtgcgccccgatcaccgatttctattgcaatttttaaacatttttcaaaattctcaattgcctttcgatagtcacccagtgaatgataagcattaccgagacatCCATAGGCTACTGCTTCTGcacgccgatcaccgatttctgctgcaattttcaaagattttt
Coding sequences:
- the LOC136890880 gene encoding tetratricopeptide repeat protein 28-like, with translation MDDQDGSEKVYTRQEEYFQLLGVYHKSIEYYEKCLKIAMEIGDRSAEGTTYGNLGIAYCLLGDYRKAIEYLEKSGKIAMEIGDRGGEGTACASVGNAYQYLGDYRKAIEYHEKSLKIAIENGDRGGEGAAYANLGNAYNLLGNYRKATDYLEKSVKIAIECRDQRVQEGAYGNLGIAYSLQGNYRKSIEYLKKSLKIAIEIGDRYGEGVAYRSLGNTYKSLADYRKAIEYHEKHLKIAIETGDRGGEGAAYAKLGNAYNLLGNYRKATDYLEKSVKIAIECRDQRLQEGAYGNLGIAYSLQGNYRKSIEYLKKSLKIAIEIGDRYREGLLYGGLGNAYEPLGDYRKAIEYLEKSLKIAIETGDRYGEGVLYGGLGNAYVPLGDYRKAIEYHEKHLKIAIETGDRGGEGTAYLNLGNAYNSLGNYRKAIEYLEKSLKIAIETGHRGKEGTAYANLGNAYNALGNFQKAIDYFEKSLKIAVEIGLRRVEEVTYANLGTAHNSLGNCQKAIEYHEKSLKIAAEIGDRRAEAVAYGCLGNAYHSLGDYRKAIENFEKCLKIAIEIGDRGAEGGSYHNIGNVYCSFEQFENAVDSFVSAVNIFNSLRSLLKSNDDWKIKYRELYEKTFTALWRSLLRIRKVDEALFAAEQGRAQTLSDNLLIQFKLPASLAAATFDTKGTISRLLTEIITPTIFLAIEGLTINIWFLSRGKKIVFRQRRLEGDRTEKDPIHALVQSSLVKIGAEDPVRCEDRTFDELDNEQPFSLEVQREGVGKLPSPPLVSPFRPFYYAIIDPIVDMLRPQDDELVIVPDGALWFTPWAAVNESIRIRTVPSLTSYQLILSVPEEHHKRKGALLVGNPCLSQLKKPEPALPCAQEEVEMIASILNTRALVGRQATKAEVMKRMSSVGLIHIAAHGNKRTGEIALSPNPGWTSEFPHKKDYILKLSDVQKANLRARLVVLSCCHSGRGRISKGEGVVGIARAFLAAGARSVLVSLWAIDDEATMVFMKRFYQHLKEGKTASAAVQDTVKFLRESKDYSEMKYWAPFQLIGDDVKIEFEGEDEVKK